From one Paenibacillus terrae HPL-003 genomic stretch:
- a CDS encoding DUF4127 family protein, whose product MVKPNTRVLFVPLDERPCNYEFPYLLAKGTDLEIKRPPMEWMGQKKTPGDTTQLWAWLEERAARADGAIIAMDTLLYGGIVPSRLHGMTSEQVGDKVNRLRRLKQLYPQMTLYAFQLIMRCPQYSLADEEPDYYADWGREIFRKGFIEHRQELGIATAEELLELSDINERLPVEILEDYLGRRRVNLEANEAALELVAEGVIDFMIIPQDDSAPYGYTAKDQQRLRNRISNLGVDLSVYMYPGADEVGCTLLARWVNQAKNAVPHVYPRLSALQGAFVIPLFEDRYFYETLKYQIMAAGGLIASSAAEADLILLANTPGDAMVEASSQQRAMAGYDVYRNVVELVEYGAHMLRYAGKNIAVADVGYANGADLKLLRLLKQKGLLFELAGYAGWNTSSNTLGTVIAQSMLYSHYGPTAEHLDFLALRYAEDACYCAVVRTAMNNGIVEQMGFNKFMLDGQRGSVAAVIRGRLEQALDEYVNGPEGYVEITDCYMPWNRTFEVGLTVRHHAEERG is encoded by the coding sequence GTGGTGAAACCAAACACCCGTGTGCTTTTTGTACCGCTGGATGAGCGGCCCTGTAATTATGAATTTCCTTACTTACTGGCGAAGGGCACAGATTTGGAAATCAAGCGTCCCCCGATGGAATGGATGGGACAAAAGAAAACCCCCGGTGATACGACCCAACTGTGGGCTTGGCTAGAAGAGCGTGCGGCGAGAGCCGATGGAGCCATTATTGCGATGGATACGCTGCTGTACGGCGGAATCGTTCCATCTCGTCTGCATGGAATGACAAGTGAGCAGGTCGGTGACAAGGTGAATCGACTTCGCAGGCTCAAGCAGCTTTATCCGCAGATGACCTTATATGCTTTTCAACTCATTATGCGCTGTCCGCAATACTCTTTGGCTGACGAAGAACCGGATTACTACGCCGATTGGGGACGCGAGATATTCAGGAAGGGATTTATTGAGCATCGTCAGGAGCTGGGAATTGCTACCGCAGAGGAGCTTCTTGAATTATCTGATATCAACGAACGTCTGCCTGTAGAGATACTGGAGGATTATTTGGGCCGTCGCCGTGTGAATCTGGAAGCCAATGAAGCCGCACTGGAGCTGGTAGCAGAGGGTGTCATTGATTTTATGATCATCCCGCAAGATGATTCTGCCCCCTACGGCTATACCGCCAAGGATCAGCAGCGGCTAAGAAATCGTATTTCTAATCTTGGAGTGGATTTGAGCGTGTACATGTACCCGGGGGCAGACGAAGTTGGCTGTACGTTGCTGGCACGGTGGGTTAACCAGGCAAAGAATGCTGTGCCACATGTCTATCCAAGGCTGTCCGCTTTGCAGGGAGCATTCGTGATTCCGCTTTTTGAGGATCGTTATTTTTATGAAACGTTAAAATACCAAATTATGGCGGCAGGTGGACTGATCGCTTCTTCAGCGGCAGAGGCTGATTTGATTCTGCTGGCTAACACGCCCGGAGACGCCATGGTAGAAGCATCATCCCAACAGCGTGCAATGGCCGGATATGATGTATACCGAAACGTGGTGGAGCTGGTCGAATACGGTGCCCATATGCTGCGGTATGCAGGCAAAAATATTGCGGTAGCTGATGTAGGGTATGCCAACGGAGCTGATCTTAAGCTGCTTAGACTCTTGAAACAAAAAGGGCTGCTTTTTGAGCTGGCAGGTTATGCAGGCTGGAACACCAGCTCCAATACGCTGGGAACTGTCATTGCCCAGTCCATGCTGTACAGCCACTACGGGCCTACAGCAGAGCATCTGGATTTTCTGGCGTTGCGTTACGCTGAAGATGCATGTTATTGCGCTGTGGTGCGTACCGCCATGAATAACGGGATTGTGGAACAAATGGGCTTCAACAAGTTTATGCTCGACGGACAGAGAGGCTCGGTTGCTGCGGTTATTCGCGGACGGCTGGAGCAGGCGCTCGACGAATATGTAAACGGGCCGGAGGGCTATGTGGAAATTACAGATTGCTATATGCCGTGGAACCGCACCTTTGAAGTCGGATTGACCGTACGGCATCATGCCGAAGAGAGAGGGTGA
- a CDS encoding N-acetylmannosamine-6-phosphate 2-epimerase, with translation MGLEAVLSKVQHGLIVSCQALPDEPLHGSDSMVKMARAAQQGGAVAIRANGAADVRAIKQALPLPVIGLIKRDYDDSDIYITPTLREMEELVDAGADIIALDATSRPRPGGCRLKQLIDYAHKHGVASMADISTLEEALHAASLGVSCVSTTLSGYTPYSAQIDGPDLELVRRASELVPVPLIAEGKIHEPAQVEEAFRLGAHAVVVGSAITRPQLITQRFADAARKAVKCIYGDERPN, from the coding sequence ATGGGATTGGAAGCTGTATTATCAAAAGTTCAGCACGGCCTGATCGTATCCTGTCAGGCACTACCGGATGAACCGCTGCACGGATCGGATTCCATGGTCAAAATGGCACGCGCCGCTCAGCAGGGCGGAGCTGTGGCCATTCGCGCCAATGGCGCAGCAGATGTGCGTGCGATCAAACAAGCGCTTCCCCTGCCAGTCATCGGCCTGATCAAGCGGGATTATGATGACTCCGATATTTACATTACACCGACCCTTCGAGAGATGGAGGAACTGGTGGATGCGGGCGCAGATATCATCGCCCTGGATGCTACATCACGTCCGCGCCCGGGGGGATGCAGGCTGAAGCAGCTCATAGATTACGCCCATAAGCATGGAGTGGCCTCCATGGCGGATATATCCACACTGGAGGAGGCGCTTCATGCCGCTTCCCTCGGCGTAAGCTGCGTATCCACAACGTTATCCGGTTATACGCCATACTCTGCTCAGATCGATGGACCCGATCTGGAGTTGGTACGGAGAGCGTCAGAGCTGGTTCCCGTGCCTTTAATTGCGGAGGGCAAAATCCATGAGCCGGCGCAGGTGGAGGAAGCATTCCGGCTGGGCGCACATGCAGTGGTTGTAGGCTCGGCGATTACCAGACCCCAATTGATTACGCAGCGGTTTGCCGATGCCGCAAGGAAGGCAGTGAAATGCATCTATGGAGATGAACGACCGAATTAA
- a CDS encoding MurR/RpiR family transcriptional regulator: MEMNDRINTYFPSLTKSEQKVALCVLERPAEIIYFSVTELADFAGTGETTVMRFCRKIGFKGYQDFRLSLAQNQTYRKTDTGGENTDPDNEHDITRTVYHNMLDILHSSMGLLDRSELGRAITCLDQAGYVQFFGVGASGISGQDAKNRFLRIGLRAEAVADGHIQSMMAVSMKPGDVAIGISVSGSTLDTNDMLHKAKQNGATIIAITNYAKSPITSIADIVLLTAGKEAPMEGGSIGAKISQLFVIDLICEGLARKRTSHTKQMKEKTARAVIERSY; this comes from the coding sequence ATGGAGATGAACGACCGAATTAATACGTACTTTCCTTCATTAACAAAATCGGAGCAAAAGGTCGCTTTGTGCGTACTGGAGCGCCCGGCAGAAATCATATATTTCTCCGTGACAGAGTTAGCTGATTTTGCAGGTACTGGCGAGACGACCGTCATGCGTTTTTGCCGGAAAATCGGTTTTAAAGGCTATCAGGATTTCCGACTGTCCCTGGCGCAAAACCAGACTTATCGCAAAACCGATACGGGCGGAGAAAACACCGACCCGGACAACGAGCATGATATTACCCGCACGGTGTATCACAACATGCTCGATATTTTGCACTCCAGTATGGGACTGCTGGACCGTTCAGAGCTTGGACGTGCGATAACGTGTCTCGACCAGGCGGGCTATGTTCAATTTTTTGGTGTAGGTGCTTCAGGAATTTCCGGGCAGGATGCCAAAAACCGTTTCTTACGAATCGGGCTGCGCGCCGAAGCTGTGGCAGATGGACATATCCAGTCGATGATGGCGGTGTCCATGAAGCCCGGAGATGTGGCTATTGGTATCAGTGTTTCGGGAAGTACGCTGGATACGAACGACATGCTGCACAAAGCCAAGCAAAACGGCGCGACCATTATCGCGATCACCAATTATGCAAAATCGCCCATCACCTCCATTGCGGATATCGTGTTGCTCACCGCAGGCAAGGAAGCCCCGATGGAGGGAGGCTCGATCGGAGCCAAAATCTCGCAGCTATTCGTCATTGACCTCATTTGCGAAGGGCTTGCTCGCAAGCGCACGAGTCATACCAAACAGATGAAGGAAAAAACAGCGAGGGCGGTCATTGAACGAAGTTATTGA
- a CDS encoding ROK family protein yields the protein MLISFGYKEEAVVVDAVNRVIGIDIGGTSVKAAIVEQDGSVLDEIRLDTDASRGRDWVLSRVSEAVRGLQCSYRDTSTSEGIDIRALGIATAGRVNVESGEVVYATDNLPGWQGTHLITWVRENLALRAVADNDANAALLGEAWQGAGRGKQRLAMLTLGTGVGGAYMEHGLLCRGAHWSGGDWGHSILFPRGLPCNCGKKGCAEQYVSGSALLRRAREYTGKQYRSGIEIMKEAAHGHSEALQVLDDYTADLAVLLVNISVTLDPEAMIVGGGVADAGEVWWPLLEKHLQLLGARTEVNRALLGNRAGIIGAARLAFELTDA from the coding sequence ATGTTGATATCGTTTGGCTACAAGGAGGAAGCTGTGGTGGTGGATGCTGTGAACAGAGTCATTGGAATCGACATTGGAGGAACATCGGTGAAGGCCGCTATAGTGGAACAAGATGGTTCGGTGCTTGATGAAATCCGGCTGGATACGGATGCTTCTCGCGGGCGTGATTGGGTATTGTCACGGGTATCCGAAGCTGTGAGAGGACTGCAATGCTCCTATAGAGACACTAGCACCAGCGAGGGTATCGATATCAGAGCTCTAGGAATTGCTACGGCTGGCAGAGTAAACGTGGAGAGTGGTGAGGTTGTGTATGCCACGGATAATCTTCCCGGATGGCAAGGCACGCATTTAATAACGTGGGTGAGGGAGAATCTTGCCTTACGTGCCGTTGCTGACAATGATGCGAATGCCGCTTTGCTTGGAGAAGCGTGGCAGGGAGCGGGGAGGGGCAAGCAGCGGCTGGCCATGCTCACCTTGGGAACAGGCGTCGGTGGCGCATATATGGAACATGGCTTGTTGTGCAGAGGGGCTCATTGGAGCGGCGGCGATTGGGGACATAGTATTTTATTCCCAAGAGGTCTTCCTTGCAATTGTGGAAAAAAGGGCTGCGCCGAGCAGTATGTATCAGGTAGCGCACTGTTACGCCGGGCCAGAGAATACACAGGTAAACAGTATCGCTCGGGAATCGAGATCATGAAGGAGGCTGCTCACGGTCACTCGGAGGCGCTTCAGGTACTGGACGATTACACCGCAGATTTAGCCGTGCTTCTGGTTAATATCTCGGTCACCCTTGATCCCGAGGCTATGATCGTAGGCGGAGGGGTAGCAGACGCGGGAGAAGTCTGGTGGCCCTTGCTGGAGAAGCATCTACAACTGCTGGGAGCCCGAACGGAAGTAAATCGGGCGTTATTGGGTAATCGTGCTGGAATCATCGGTGCGGCACGGCTTGCTTTTGAACTAACGGATGCCTAG
- a CDS encoding FAD-dependent oxidoreductase — translation MTQNRIDTDIVVIGGGLGGTSAALAAAKAGMRVIVTEETDWLGGQLTSQAVPPDEHRWIEQFGCTATYREFRNRVRDYYRQNYPLTEEAQNDPILNPGNGWVSRLAHEPRVALRVLEDMLAPYLNTGRVRVYYHTVPIAAQTDADCISSITVRTLDSLDDRCGVIVLHGTFYLDATECGDLLPMAGVEHTSGAESRDDTGEPHALECADPMDMQSITHVAAVDYIPQGSFIIERPQQYDFWRNYIPSFSRFPILSWFATDADDTSKLKQFTLFPNDQGIVSLWDYRRIVDPSIWSKPLNDGEVTLLNWAQNDYYLGPLIGVTAQEQERHREGACELTRSLIYWLQTEAPRLDGGFGYPGIRPRGDFLGTSDGLAKTAYIRESRRIRAKYTISEFDVSRELRGTDGPKRYADSVGVGSYHLDLHPTTVSQRTFYIPNYPYEIPLGSLIPVRVRNLLPACKNIGMTQIANGCYRLHPTEWNIGESAGSLAAYCVSNGVFPIEVSESAEHLGRFQSRLLRQGVELHWPVEVFEPEGVTS, via the coding sequence ATGACGCAAAATCGGATCGATACCGACATTGTTGTGATTGGCGGAGGTCTGGGAGGAACATCGGCAGCTCTTGCGGCAGCGAAGGCTGGTATGAGAGTTATCGTGACGGAGGAGACGGACTGGTTGGGAGGACAGTTAACTTCACAGGCCGTCCCCCCGGATGAGCATCGATGGATCGAACAGTTTGGCTGCACAGCAACATACCGTGAGTTCCGTAATCGTGTACGTGACTATTACCGTCAGAACTATCCTTTAACGGAAGAAGCCCAAAATGACCCGATTCTTAATCCCGGCAACGGTTGGGTAAGCCGTCTGGCTCATGAACCACGAGTAGCTCTGCGGGTGCTTGAAGATATGCTTGCCCCCTATTTGAATACGGGGCGTGTTCGCGTATATTACCACACCGTGCCCATAGCCGCTCAAACGGATGCCGACTGCATTTCTTCCATAACTGTTCGTACCTTGGATAGCCTTGATGATAGGTGTGGGGTTATAGTGCTACACGGAACGTTTTATCTGGATGCCACAGAGTGCGGGGATCTTCTTCCGATGGCGGGGGTGGAGCATACGAGTGGAGCAGAGTCGCGGGATGATACAGGTGAGCCTCATGCTTTGGAGTGCGCTGACCCTATGGATATGCAGTCTATCACACATGTGGCGGCCGTGGATTACATCCCTCAAGGAAGCTTCATTATAGAACGGCCGCAACAATATGATTTTTGGAGAAATTATATTCCTTCCTTTTCCCGTTTCCCGATTTTGAGCTGGTTTGCTACGGATGCGGATGATACCAGCAAACTAAAACAGTTCACTTTGTTTCCTAACGATCAGGGCATTGTATCTCTGTGGGATTACCGTCGCATTGTGGACCCTTCTATATGGAGCAAACCATTAAATGATGGAGAGGTAACGCTTTTAAACTGGGCGCAAAACGATTATTACCTCGGTCCGTTGATCGGTGTCACCGCTCAGGAGCAGGAAAGACACAGAGAAGGTGCCTGTGAATTGACCCGTTCTTTAATCTATTGGCTCCAGACCGAAGCACCCCGGTTAGATGGAGGTTTCGGTTATCCGGGCATTCGGCCCCGTGGAGATTTCCTTGGTACCTCAGATGGTCTGGCCAAAACCGCCTATATTCGCGAATCGCGCCGAATCCGAGCGAAGTATACGATATCAGAGTTCGATGTAAGTCGTGAGCTTCGGGGAACGGATGGGCCAAAACGATATGCGGACAGCGTAGGTGTAGGCAGCTATCATTTGGACCTCCATCCGACCACTGTATCTCAGCGGACATTTTACATTCCTAATTACCCTTATGAAATTCCGTTAGGCTCCCTTATTCCGGTGAGAGTGCGTAATTTGCTTCCCGCCTGTAAAAATATAGGGATGACTCAAATCGCAAATGGCTGCTATCGGCTGCACCCCACGGAGTGGAATATAGGTGAATCAGCGGGTAGTCTGGCGGCTTACTGTGTGTCCAACGGAGTATTCCCAATAGAAGTCAGCGAATCGGCAGAGCATCTGGGGCGTTTTCAAAGCAGGCTGCTTCGCCAAGGTGTGGAGTTACACTGGCCTGTGGAAGTATTTGAACCGGAGGGAGTTACCAGCTAA